Proteins encoded by one window of Collimonas fungivorans:
- a CDS encoding fimbrial protein, with product MKKILLTGVACLLATYSLPSMAACSALNGWSGKTITFNFPATIPVQRDLPVGSTISSIITPLVAGTQEYLSCTGASTLLNSAYTNGWVPVSGIAPTNVAGVGIRITFVNQTTPRVVPFELATIAGTFSLINANWTVELIKTGPVSAGQITLGRYAGFAVKSNYWITYINAGSGGQIVPVSCSVSNAAISVPLGDVNLNRFTGPGATVETPGSNFNVALDCDAGTRVNITLDGTHDSSGIAGVLALSPSAGTTAQGAGVQLVHGGTPVALGVPIATGTAAAAGTYNIPLVARYYQTAATVNPGVANSAATFTMTYN from the coding sequence ATGAAGAAAATATTATTAACCGGGGTAGCTTGTTTATTGGCGACCTACTCATTGCCCTCGATGGCTGCGTGTTCTGCTCTCAACGGATGGAGCGGGAAAACAATAACCTTCAACTTCCCTGCGACCATCCCTGTTCAAAGAGATTTGCCGGTTGGCAGCACTATATCTTCAATAATTACACCTTTGGTGGCCGGCACCCAGGAGTATCTGAGTTGTACAGGCGCTAGCACTTTATTAAATTCGGCCTATACAAACGGCTGGGTTCCAGTGAGTGGCATTGCCCCGACAAATGTGGCGGGTGTCGGAATCCGTATTACGTTTGTCAACCAGACCACTCCACGAGTTGTTCCATTTGAGCTAGCTACCATCGCTGGAACCTTTTCATTGATTAATGCAAATTGGACCGTCGAACTGATCAAAACCGGCCCTGTTTCTGCTGGACAGATAACTCTGGGCCGGTATGCGGGTTTTGCTGTTAAGAGCAACTATTGGATTACTTATATCAATGCAGGAAGCGGGGGACAAATCGTTCCTGTCTCTTGTTCCGTCTCCAACGCCGCGATCTCGGTGCCGCTGGGGGACGTCAATCTGAACAGGTTTACCGGTCCCGGCGCCACTGTGGAGACGCCCGGCTCCAATTTTAACGTTGCTCTTGATTGTGATGCCGGAACCAGGGTCAATATCACGCTGGACGGCACTCACGACAGTTCCGGCATCGCGGGCGTGTTGGCATTGTCTCCTTCGGCCGGCACGACCGCGCAAGGCGCGGGGGTGCAGCTGGTGCATGGCGGTACTCCGGTTGCCTTGGGCGTTCCCATCGCTACCGGCACTGCCGCAGCGGCAGGAACCTACAACATCCCGCTGGTTGCGCGGTATTACCAGACGGCAGCCACTGTCAACCCTGGCGTGGCTAACAGCGCTGCCACATTCACCATGACCTACAACTGA
- a CDS encoding fimbria/pilus outer membrane usher protein — protein sequence MPSPSKPNTRRTAAAEPLLQPRLLSLLIGGMFSGVLAAPAMAAEPKAAAMSFDAGMFANGGMAGADFSRFEKGNVVLPGTYRVDVIVNENLQGRRDVRFGAVDGKDSAAACFDRAMLVQLGVDPDKVARGGGRPGAADTADVVERQIPEGPLCGDLDNWIPGATTAFDAGQQVLSVSIPQIFMNLSARGYVDPAHWDNGINAAMLSYNFSSAAATSGDGGTQSYLGLTAGVNMGEWRLRHQGSQGWNSQRGRTAYQNTATYLQRSIAGIQSQLVIGDSFSSGQIMDSVRLRGVRLASDDRMLPQSQQGYAPVVRGIAESNATVSIHQNGYKIYETTVAPGPFVIDDLYPTGYGGDLTVTVTEASGRKNTFVVPYAALPQLLRADTTKYSVAAGQLKQYGVEGDTPFVMQATLQHGVSNAVTLYGGATVSNGYTQAKLGTAFATPVGAISMDATASRTSVPGHGALQGQSYGVAYNKNIPETGTNFALGAYRFSTSGYLSLPDAVNLRDLASRGQDINQYARQKSRLDLSLSQKVGPGTLSLYGSSVDYWGSRQGRQTSFSAGYGSTWSSVSWNLSVQRSRIQAAPLDGEGQQQSDSVFFGPGYDKGRIDNSIMLTLSMPLGRAVRAPNLTSTLTRNSGDQSSNRLNVGVNGSLGEQGNINYAVSADHRSGDGGSSNAFNLSGGYRGSSALLRAGYSQYGDRGQLSFGADGGVVVHGGGVALAQSLGDTIGLVHAPDAEGAGLTNVSNVSLDRRGYGVVPYLTPFQNNVVGVDPKGTADSVELKETTQTVAPTLGAVSLLKFETVSGRAVVLKAMQQDGKPMPFAAEVLDEAGQAVGVVGQGSKAFVRGVADSGSLTVKWGDAPGSQCRISYVLPPEGKRQMNATLAEGVCSPRP from the coding sequence ATGCCGTCACCAAGCAAGCCGAACACCCGCCGTACCGCAGCTGCCGAACCGCTGCTGCAGCCGCGCTTGCTGAGCTTGCTGATCGGCGGCATGTTTTCCGGCGTGCTGGCGGCGCCCGCTATGGCCGCAGAACCTAAAGCTGCGGCGATGTCGTTCGACGCCGGCATGTTTGCCAACGGCGGCATGGCAGGGGCCGATTTTTCGCGCTTTGAAAAAGGCAACGTGGTGTTGCCCGGGACCTATCGCGTCGATGTGATCGTCAATGAAAACCTGCAAGGGCGGCGCGATGTCCGCTTCGGCGCCGTCGATGGCAAGGATAGCGCGGCAGCCTGTTTCGACCGCGCCATGCTGGTGCAGCTGGGCGTCGATCCGGACAAGGTGGCGCGCGGCGGCGGCCGTCCCGGTGCGGCCGACACGGCTGACGTGGTTGAGCGGCAGATCCCGGAAGGCCCGCTGTGCGGCGACCTGGATAACTGGATACCGGGCGCCACCACCGCCTTCGATGCCGGCCAGCAGGTATTGTCGGTCAGCATTCCGCAAATCTTCATGAACCTGTCGGCGCGCGGTTATGTCGATCCGGCGCATTGGGACAACGGCATCAACGCCGCCATGTTGTCATACAATTTCAGCAGCGCCGCCGCCACCAGCGGCGACGGTGGCACGCAATCCTACCTGGGCTTGACGGCCGGCGTGAACATGGGCGAATGGCGTTTGCGCCACCAGGGTTCGCAGGGATGGAATTCACAGCGCGGCCGCACTGCCTACCAGAACACGGCGACCTATCTGCAGCGCAGCATCGCCGGCATCCAATCGCAGCTGGTCATCGGCGACAGCTTCAGCAGCGGCCAGATCATGGACAGCGTGCGCCTGCGCGGCGTCCGCCTGGCCTCGGACGACCGCATGCTGCCGCAATCGCAGCAAGGCTATGCGCCGGTGGTGCGCGGGATTGCCGAGAGCAACGCCACGGTCAGCATCCACCAGAACGGCTACAAGATTTATGAAACCACGGTGGCGCCCGGGCCGTTTGTCATCGACGATCTTTATCCTACCGGTTACGGCGGCGACCTGACGGTCACGGTGACCGAGGCCAGCGGCCGCAAGAATACCTTTGTCGTGCCTTACGCAGCGCTGCCGCAATTACTGCGCGCCGATACCACCAAGTACAGCGTGGCCGCCGGCCAGCTGAAACAATATGGCGTCGAAGGCGATACGCCGTTCGTGATGCAGGCCACGCTGCAGCATGGCGTCAGCAACGCCGTCACCCTGTACGGCGGCGCCACCGTCTCCAACGGCTATACGCAAGCCAAGCTCGGCACCGCGTTCGCTACGCCAGTCGGCGCGATCTCGATGGATGCCACGGCCTCGCGCACCAGCGTGCCGGGCCACGGCGCGTTGCAGGGGCAAAGCTATGGCGTTGCTTACAACAAGAACATCCCGGAAACGGGCACCAATTTCGCGCTCGGCGCCTATCGTTTTTCGACCAGCGGCTACCTGAGCTTGCCGGATGCAGTGAACCTGCGCGACCTCGCCAGCCGCGGCCAGGATATCAACCAGTATGCGCGCCAGAAGAGCCGCCTCGACCTCAGCCTGAGCCAGAAAGTCGGCCCGGGCACGCTCAGCCTGTACGGCAGTTCGGTCGACTATTGGGGCAGCCGCCAGGGACGCCAGACCTCGTTTTCCGCCGGCTATGGTTCAACCTGGAGCAGCGTCAGCTGGAACCTGTCGGTGCAGCGTTCGCGCATCCAGGCCGCGCCGCTGGATGGGGAAGGGCAGCAGCAAAGCGACAGCGTTTTCTTCGGCCCGGGTTACGACAAAGGCCGCATCGACAACAGCATCATGCTGACCCTGAGCATGCCGCTAGGCCGTGCTGTCCGTGCGCCCAACCTGACCAGCACGCTGACCCGCAACAGCGGCGACCAGAGTAGCAACCGGCTCAATGTCGGCGTCAACGGCAGCCTGGGCGAGCAGGGCAACATCAACTATGCCGTTTCCGCCGACCACCGCAGCGGCGACGGTGGCAGCAGCAATGCCTTTAACCTCAGCGGCGGCTATCGCGGCAGCAGCGCCCTGTTACGAGCCGGCTACAGCCAGTACGGCGACCGCGGCCAACTCTCGTTCGGCGCCGACGGCGGCGTGGTGGTGCATGGCGGCGGCGTGGCGCTGGCGCAGAGCCTGGGCGACACCATCGGCCTGGTGCATGCGCCGGATGCCGAAGGCGCCGGCCTCACCAACGTTTCCAACGTCAGCCTGGACCGCCGCGGCTACGGCGTGGTGCCGTACCTGACGCCGTTCCAGAACAATGTCGTCGGCGTCGATCCCAAGGGCACGGCCGACAGCGTCGAGCTGAAGGAAACCACGCAGACCGTGGCGCCGACGCTGGGCGCGGTCAGCCTGCTCAAGTTCGAAACGGTCAGCGGCCGCGCCGTGGTGCTCAAGGCCATGCAGCAGGATGGCAAGCCGATGCCGTTTGCGGCTGAGGTGCTGGATGAAGCCGGGCAAGCGGTCGGGGTGGTCGGGCAGGGCAGCAAGGCTTTCGTGCGCGGCGTTGCCGATAGCGGCAGCCTGACCGTCAAGTGGGGTGATGCGCCAGGCAGCCAGTGCCGCATCAGCTATGTGCTGCCGCCGGAAGGCAAGCGGCAAATGAATGCAACCCTGGCCGAGGGAGTTTGCAGCCCCCGTCCATGA
- a CDS encoding molecular chaperone → MRYPSHALRRTLSLALLCVAGWLTMLPAQAGVVIGGTRQVYPAQSREITIQLTNDDKKLPRLVQVWLDSGNEKLTPEQSDVPFTITPPVFRMEPGKSQSLRMVYTKEPLPADKESAFWLNVLEVPPKLENGENQLRFGFRIRTKVFFRPQGLPGTPQDAAAQLRWSLLKTEQGSVLEVRNPTPYYVSFQDVALALGAQPDARLNHSDQYEMVAPGGSQRYLLKDKVATLPAGAHVQFSMINDYGAFVPMQAALQP, encoded by the coding sequence ATGCGCTATCCAAGTCATGCGTTGCGACGCACCCTGAGCCTGGCCTTATTGTGTGTTGCGGGCTGGCTGACGATGTTGCCGGCACAGGCCGGCGTGGTGATCGGCGGCACGCGCCAGGTCTATCCGGCGCAGAGCCGGGAAATCACCATCCAGCTGACCAACGACGATAAGAAGCTGCCGCGCCTGGTGCAAGTATGGCTCGACAGCGGCAATGAAAAACTGACGCCGGAACAGAGCGATGTGCCGTTTACTATCACGCCGCCGGTGTTCCGCATGGAACCTGGCAAAAGCCAGTCTTTGCGCATGGTCTATACCAAGGAGCCGCTGCCGGCCGACAAGGAATCGGCATTCTGGCTGAATGTGCTGGAGGTGCCGCCCAAGCTGGAGAACGGCGAGAACCAGCTGCGTTTCGGCTTCCGCATCCGCACCAAGGTGTTTTTCCGTCCCCAGGGTTTGCCCGGCACGCCGCAAGATGCGGCAGCCCAGCTGCGCTGGTCCTTGCTCAAGACCGAGCAGGGCAGTGTGCTGGAAGTGCGCAATCCCACCCCTTATTACGTGTCGTTCCAGGATGTCGCCTTGGCGCTTGGCGCCCAGCCCGACGCCCGCTTGAACCACAGCGACCAGTATGAAATGGTGGCCCCCGGCGGCAGCCAGCGTTACCTGCTCAAGGACAAGGTAGCCACCTTGCCGGCCGGCGCCCATGTGCAGTTTTCGATGATCAATGATTACGGCGCTTTCGTGCCGATGCAAGCGGCGTTGCAGCCGTAG
- a CDS encoding fimbrial protein: protein MKKNALIVALLAAAGFIATPAFAVDGTITITGEIKGQTCTVSGGPGTVGTGSDFSVQLLPVQTTALAAAGAVAAAKPFSIMLGADAGATCPDGTRAAILFDTTSAAINPVTGNLANLATGTPATNVEVQILDSNAANAPLNLATGTPSAEVTVAGNTAVLPFQAQYIAVGGASTVGLVDTNVRYTVIFP, encoded by the coding sequence GTGAAAAAAAATGCATTAATCGTCGCCCTGCTAGCAGCAGCCGGCTTCATCGCCACCCCGGCTTTCGCCGTGGACGGCACCATCACCATCACCGGTGAAATCAAAGGCCAGACCTGCACCGTCAGCGGCGGCCCTGGCACGGTAGGCACCGGCAGCGACTTCTCCGTTCAATTGCTGCCCGTGCAAACAACCGCACTGGCGGCTGCCGGCGCCGTAGCTGCCGCCAAGCCTTTCTCCATCATGCTGGGCGCTGACGCTGGCGCTACTTGCCCGGACGGCACCCGTGCCGCGATCCTGTTCGATACCACCAGCGCAGCGATCAATCCGGTAACCGGCAACCTGGCAAACCTGGCTACGGGAACCCCTGCGACCAACGTTGAAGTGCAAATCCTCGACAGCAACGCTGCCAATGCACCACTCAACCTGGCTACCGGCACTCCTTCAGCTGAAGTGACAGTGGCTGGCAACACTGCAGTGCTGCCATTCCAGGCGCAATACATCGCCGTCGGCGGTGCATCTACTGTCGGCCTGGTGGACACCAACGTTCGCTACACCGTGATTTTTCCTTAG
- a CDS encoding YadA family autotransporter adhesin, translated as MSESVAIGASATASSANSVALGAHSATGTRTNVVSIGTVGGERQIINLAAGTADTDAANFGQLKATGASIADALGGGSVVNPDGTITMPTYTLLDGSTVTGVGGVVNNFDQRVSDLATSIGDGTVGLVQQNAATSNISVAAATGGTSVDFTGTDGARSLNGVANGLIAAGSLQAINGSQLFQMQADWDQKLQDLTTGTIGDFQTQLDRLNGQVSNQGDRLDAIEQGIADGTIGGGDSTTNPANGNSQIGTGAIASGKDATAIGNGAIASGDNSTATGTNSSATGSNSTATGANSVASGSNSTANGANAKATGENSTALGANSSATGSNSVAIGEGSVADRDNSVSFGSAGNERQLTNVADGTAPTDAVNKRQLDGAIAGVNDRIDRLDTRVDEMGAMSSAQAQMAMSTAGLLGNNRLGVGIGAQNGQSALALGYQRVYGQGTRTLSFGGAASTRGTVSFGAGAGFAW; from the coding sequence GTGTCAGAATCCGTTGCTATCGGTGCATCCGCCACTGCCAGTTCGGCTAACTCGGTAGCATTGGGTGCTCACTCGGCCACTGGCACACGTACCAATGTTGTATCGATCGGTACTGTCGGCGGCGAACGCCAAATCATCAACCTCGCTGCCGGCACAGCCGACACCGACGCCGCCAACTTCGGCCAATTGAAAGCCACCGGCGCCAGTATCGCCGATGCACTGGGCGGCGGTTCGGTTGTCAATCCTGACGGCACCATCACCATGCCGACTTATACCTTGCTGGACGGCAGCACCGTCACCGGCGTCGGCGGTGTCGTCAACAACTTCGATCAACGCGTATCTGACCTGGCTACCTCGATTGGCGACGGTACCGTCGGCCTGGTGCAGCAAAATGCAGCGACCAGCAACATCAGCGTCGCCGCCGCGACTGGCGGTACTTCAGTCGACTTCACCGGCACGGACGGCGCCCGCAGCTTGAACGGCGTGGCCAACGGTTTGATTGCTGCAGGCAGCTTGCAAGCCATCAACGGCAGCCAGCTGTTCCAGATGCAGGCGGATTGGGATCAGAAATTGCAGGACCTGACCACCGGTACGATCGGCGATTTCCAAACGCAACTGGACCGCTTGAACGGCCAGGTGTCGAATCAAGGCGATCGTCTGGACGCGATTGAACAGGGCATCGCGGACGGCACCATCGGCGGCGGCGATAGCACCACAAACCCGGCAAATGGCAACAGCCAGATCGGCACCGGCGCGATTGCTTCCGGCAAGGACGCGACAGCGATCGGCAACGGCGCGATTGCTTCGGGCGACAACAGCACGGCCACCGGCACCAACTCGTCAGCCACCGGCAGCAACAGCACGGCAACCGGCGCCAACTCGGTTGCCAGCGGCAGCAACAGCACCGCCAACGGCGCCAACGCCAAGGCTACCGGTGAAAACAGCACTGCACTGGGCGCCAACTCGTCGGCCACCGGCAGCAATTCGGTCGCCATTGGTGAAGGATCTGTCGCAGACCGCGACAACAGCGTCTCCTTCGGTTCGGCCGGCAACGAGCGTCAGCTGACCAACGTCGCCGACGGCACCGCGCCTACCGATGCCGTCAACAAGCGTCAGCTGGACGGCGCGATTGCCGGCGTCAACGACCGTATCGACCGCCTCGACACCCGTGTCGACGAAATGGGCGCGATGAGCTCGGCCCAGGCGCAGATGGCGATGAGCACCGCCGGCCTGCTGGGCAATAACCGCCTCGGCGTCGGCATCGGCGCCCAAAACGGCCAGTCGGCCCTGGCGCTGGGTTACCAGCGTGTGTATGGCCAGGGTACCCGTACCCTGAGCTTCGGCGGCGCGGCTTCGACGCGCGGCACGGTGTCGTTTGGCGCCGGCGCAGGGTTCGCCTGGTAA
- a CDS encoding YceI family protein, translating to MKNLYLATAVAAAAFSGSAFAAAATYNLDPTHTYPSFEVDHGGMSVWRGKFTKSKGVIVLDRAAKTGTMEVQIDAASISTGNAALDKHVSSAEILDTAKFPGAVYKGKSIRFNGEQPAEVIGTFTLHGVTKPLNLKIDAFKCAMDPMLKREVCGANATAEFNRADFGVDYGKSEGFSMLTKLQIQVEGVKAD from the coding sequence ATGAAAAACCTCTATCTAGCCACTGCCGTCGCCGCCGCCGCTTTTTCAGGCTCTGCCTTTGCCGCTGCCGCCACTTATAACCTCGATCCCACCCATACCTATCCCAGCTTCGAGGTCGACCATGGCGGCATGTCGGTCTGGCGCGGCAAGTTCACCAAATCGAAGGGCGTGATCGTGCTCGACCGCGCCGCCAAGACCGGCACCATGGAAGTGCAGATCGACGCCGCCTCGATCAGCACCGGCAACGCCGCGCTCGACAAGCATGTGAGCTCGGCTGAAATCCTCGACACCGCAAAATTCCCCGGCGCCGTATATAAAGGCAAATCGATCCGCTTCAACGGCGAGCAGCCGGCTGAAGTCATCGGCACTTTCACCCTGCATGGCGTCACCAAGCCGCTCAACCTGAAGATCGACGCCTTCAAATGCGCCATGGATCCCATGCTCAAGCGCGAAGTCTGCGGCGCCAACGCCACCGCCGAATTCAACCGCGCCGATTTCGGCGTCGATTACGGCAAGTCGGAAGGTTTCAGCATGCTGACCAAGCTGCAGATCCAGGTCGAAGGCGTGAAGGCCGATTGA
- a CDS encoding YceI family protein gives MKHQRFNPFYCAIAAVLLSASVLAAAATADAKSSVAVVFKQLNVPVEGKFKQVRADVQFDPANLAAARARIDIDVASFDIGAAEYNKEVAGKDWFNAAAYPTASFTSTQIKASGAGYSVAGSLKIKGKTSDVVIPVQYSKQGSAQVFDGVLPIKRLQFDVGSGEWKDTSLVADEVQIKFHLVVPSK, from the coding sequence ATGAAACACCAACGCTTCAATCCGTTTTACTGCGCCATCGCCGCCGTGTTGTTGAGCGCGAGCGTATTGGCCGCAGCCGCCACCGCCGATGCCAAATCCAGCGTAGCGGTCGTGTTCAAGCAGCTCAACGTACCGGTCGAAGGCAAGTTCAAGCAAGTGCGCGCGGATGTCCAGTTCGATCCCGCCAACCTGGCAGCCGCCCGCGCCAGAATCGACATCGACGTCGCCAGCTTCGATATCGGCGCCGCCGAGTACAACAAGGAAGTCGCCGGCAAGGACTGGTTCAACGCCGCTGCTTACCCGACAGCGTCTTTCACATCAACGCAGATCAAGGCCAGCGGCGCTGGCTACAGCGTCGCCGGCAGCCTGAAAATCAAGGGAAAAACCAGCGATGTCGTGATCCCGGTGCAATACAGCAAGCAAGGCAGCGCTCAGGTATTTGACGGCGTGTTGCCGATCAAGCGCCTGCAGTTCGACGTCGGCAGCGGCGAGTGGAAAGACACCAGCCTGGTTGCCGATGAAGTCCAGATCAAGTTCCACCTCGTCGTACCTAGCAAATAA
- a CDS encoding cytochrome b, with protein sequence MPTRPNSLRYTNTAIALHWLVAILIVWGFALGWIMTDIPGITPSKLKYFSWHKWIGVTVFVLAMVRLAWRFTHAAPAMSQAMHASEKLAAHAAHFLLYCLMLAIPVSGYFYTAAAGIPVVYLGILPLPTLIAPDQAVAAVLKTVHIWMNYGLLLIVGAHLLGVVKHELLDRQPLLARMLPGRKSSS encoded by the coding sequence ATGCCTACCCGTCCAAACAGTTTGCGTTATACCAATACCGCCATTGCGCTGCATTGGCTGGTCGCCATCCTGATCGTCTGGGGTTTTGCCCTGGGCTGGATCATGACCGACATCCCTGGCATCACGCCGTCCAAGCTGAAATACTTTTCCTGGCATAAATGGATAGGCGTCACCGTGTTTGTCCTGGCCATGGTGCGCCTGGCCTGGCGCTTCACCCATGCGGCGCCGGCCATGAGCCAGGCCATGCACGCCTCGGAGAAGCTGGCCGCCCACGCCGCCCACTTCCTGCTGTACTGCCTGATGCTGGCCATCCCCGTCAGCGGCTATTTCTACACCGCGGCGGCCGGCATCCCGGTGGTCTACCTGGGCATCCTGCCGTTGCCGACGCTGATCGCTCCGGACCAGGCTGTCGCCGCAGTCCTGAAGACCGTGCATATCTGGATGAACTACGGCTTGCTGCTGATCGTGGGAGCGCATCTGCTGGGCGTCGTCAAGCACGAACTGCTGGACCGGCAGCCGCTGCTGGCGCGCATGCTTCCCGGCCGCAAATCGTCATCCTGA
- a CDS encoding LysR family transcriptional regulator, whose amino-acid sequence MSNAPTLEQLRTFIAVCESGSFSAAAIRLGRAQSVVSYTIANLESELGIAVFERSKRRPVLTPAGRAILADARRLDLLMSQLSANAAGMAQGLEAEIALVVDVMFPFQKLTAALQAFTHAFPTVALNLTMEALGGVLKLVMEGECCLGISGPNGNWPDVIETEALGGIQLVPVAAASHALAQRGQIRIAEAREHTQLVLSDRSRLTEGQSFGVYGARIWKLADLGAKHRLLLAGLGWGSMPLHLVANDLEAGTLVRLDLVDRFRSDYKMSLINRIDTPVGPALQWMKQHLKQEMA is encoded by the coding sequence ATGAGCAACGCCCCTACCCTGGAACAGCTGCGCACCTTCATTGCGGTCTGCGAAAGCGGCAGCTTCTCGGCCGCCGCCATCCGCCTCGGCCGCGCCCAATCGGTGGTGAGCTACACCATCGCCAACCTCGAAAGCGAACTGGGCATTGCCGTGTTCGAACGCAGCAAGCGGCGACCGGTGCTGACCCCTGCGGGCCGCGCCATCCTGGCCGATGCGCGCCGGCTCGACCTGCTGATGAGCCAGCTGTCGGCCAATGCGGCGGGCATGGCGCAAGGCCTGGAAGCCGAGATCGCGCTGGTGGTCGACGTCATGTTCCCGTTCCAGAAACTGACCGCGGCGCTGCAGGCCTTTACCCATGCGTTCCCCACCGTGGCCCTGAACCTGACCATGGAGGCGCTGGGCGGCGTCCTCAAACTGGTGATGGAGGGCGAATGTTGCCTCGGCATCAGCGGCCCCAACGGCAACTGGCCGGATGTGATCGAAACCGAGGCCCTGGGCGGCATCCAGCTGGTGCCCGTGGCCGCCGCCAGCCATGCGCTGGCGCAACGCGGGCAGATACGCATCGCCGAAGCGCGCGAACATACCCAGCTGGTCCTGAGCGACCGCAGCCGCCTGACCGAGGGACAAAGCTTCGGCGTCTACGGCGCCCGCATCTGGAAATTGGCCGACCTCGGCGCCAAGCACCGGCTGCTGCTGGCCGGCCTGGGCTGGGGCTCGATGCCGCTGCACCTGGTGGCAAACGACCTGGAGGCGGGAACGCTGGTGCGCCTGGACCTGGTCGACCGCTTCCGCTCGGACTACAAGATGTCGCTGATCAACCGCATCGATACGCCGGTCGGTCCGGCGTTGCAGTGGATGAAACAGCACCTGAAGCAGGAGATGGCTTAA
- a CDS encoding tetratricopeptide repeat protein has translation MAKNRIPARRANPPPAQMQARLQKLAIDFRMALANGDHAAGRSLAEQALAIVPGNMTVLGDYALCLMRTGAYQQAYQVYMQIHDAPPAQRQQASATWLDGLAEVCGWLGKNDELRSYGKRSLTEADARFSQGHHWPLPPGKPPAFDPSQPQQNIIAYSLYGANPRYCESAVVNIQAASELFPGWSCRIYLDDSVPQHVQQRLQQAGAQVMQMSFGPGMPPVMWRFLVMDDPSVRHFLVRDADSLLSEREPAAVQEWLDSGRWFHHMRDYFTHTELLLAGMWGGSNGVFPEIAPLIQQYIASYQGPARFVDQYFLREVLWPTVRQSVLCHDELFDFHNPRPFPPHPPIRWNTDKFHVGSNTSYQQITGASTLADGAQQTLLLWRQGQSQELAYTALVRNGQWSLNLPFFLVDEFAAGSLRVEIA, from the coding sequence ATGGCAAAGAACAGAATACCGGCCCGGCGCGCCAATCCGCCGCCGGCACAGATGCAAGCACGCCTGCAAAAGCTGGCGATCGATTTCCGCATGGCGCTGGCCAATGGCGACCACGCCGCCGGCCGCAGCCTGGCGGAGCAGGCGCTGGCCATCGTGCCAGGCAACATGACGGTGCTCGGCGATTACGCGCTGTGCCTGATGCGCACCGGCGCCTACCAGCAGGCTTACCAGGTCTACATGCAGATCCACGACGCCCCTCCCGCCCAGCGGCAGCAGGCGTCGGCTACCTGGCTCGACGGCCTGGCGGAAGTCTGCGGCTGGCTGGGGAAAAACGACGAACTGCGCAGCTACGGCAAGCGCTCATTGACCGAGGCCGACGCCCGATTCAGCCAAGGCCATCACTGGCCGCTGCCGCCAGGCAAGCCGCCTGCGTTCGATCCTTCCCAGCCGCAGCAAAACATCATTGCCTACAGCCTGTACGGCGCCAATCCGCGTTATTGCGAGAGCGCGGTAGTCAACATCCAGGCCGCTAGCGAGCTGTTCCCCGGCTGGAGCTGCCGCATTTATCTCGACGACAGCGTGCCGCAGCACGTGCAGCAGCGGCTGCAGCAGGCCGGCGCGCAGGTAATGCAAATGAGCTTCGGCCCCGGCATGCCGCCGGTAATGTGGCGCTTCCTGGTGATGGACGATCCCTCGGTGCGGCACTTCCTGGTGCGCGACGCCGATTCCCTGCTGTCCGAGCGCGAACCGGCTGCGGTGCAAGAGTGGCTGGACAGCGGACGCTGGTTCCACCACATGCGCGATTACTTCACCCATACCGAACTGCTGCTGGCCGGCATGTGGGGCGGCAGCAACGGCGTGTTTCCAGAGATCGCGCCGCTGATACAGCAATACATCGCCAGCTACCAAGGGCCGGCGCGCTTTGTCGACCAGTACTTCCTGCGCGAAGTCTTGTGGCCCACCGTGCGCCAGTCAGTGCTGTGCCACGATGAACTGTTCGATTTCCACAACCCCCGGCCGTTTCCACCGCACCCGCCGATCCGCTGGAACACCGATAAATTCCATGTCGGCAGCAACACCAGCTACCAGCAGATTACCGGCGCCAGCACGCTGGCCGACGGCGCGCAGCAGACGCTGCTGCTGTGGCGGCAAGGACAGTCGCAGGAACTGGCTTACACGGCCCTCGTGCGCAATGGACAATGGAGTCTCAACCTGCCGTTTTTCCTGGTCGATGAATTCGCTGCCGGCAGCCTGCGAGTGGAGATTGCCTGA